The following are encoded together in the Streptomyces sp. NBC_01465 genome:
- the argH gene encoding argininosuccinate lyase, protein MSSNTGDVRLWGARFADGPAEALAKLSASVHFDWRLAPYDIAGSRAHARVLHKADLLTADELTRMLAGLDQLEADVADGSFVGTVADEDVHTALERGLLERLGPDLGGKLRAGRSRNDQVATLFRMYLRDHARIIGGLIADLQDALVGLAQAHQDVAMPGRTHLQHAQPVLFAHHMLAHVQPLARDAERLRQWDERTAVSPYGSGALAGSSLGLDPEAVARDLGFEHGSVGNSIDGTASRDFVAEFSFITAMIGINISRIAEEIIIWNTKEFSFVTLHDAFSTGSSIMPQKKNPDIAELARGKSGRLIGNLTGLMATLKALPLAYNRDLQEDKEPVFDSCDQLELLLPAFTGMMATLTVHRERMEELAPAGFSLATDVAEWLVKQGVPFRVAHEVAGECVKECEAQGIELDQLTDEQFAKISEHLTPQVRTVLNVHGALASRNGRGGTAPSAVRTQLVELKANLIIQHAWATAKSKKK, encoded by the coding sequence GTGAGCAGCAACACCGGTGACGTCCGGCTCTGGGGCGCCCGTTTCGCCGACGGACCCGCCGAGGCCCTGGCCAAGCTGTCCGCCTCCGTCCACTTCGACTGGCGGCTCGCCCCGTACGACATCGCCGGCTCCCGCGCCCACGCCCGTGTGCTCCACAAGGCGGACCTGCTCACCGCCGACGAACTGACCCGGATGCTCGCGGGCCTCGACCAGCTGGAGGCGGACGTCGCGGACGGCAGCTTCGTCGGCACCGTTGCCGACGAGGACGTCCACACCGCCCTGGAGCGCGGTCTCCTGGAGCGGCTCGGCCCCGACCTCGGCGGCAAGCTGCGGGCCGGCCGGTCGCGCAACGACCAGGTCGCGACGCTCTTCCGGATGTACCTGCGTGACCACGCCCGGATCATCGGCGGGCTGATCGCCGACCTCCAGGACGCACTCGTCGGCCTCGCCCAGGCCCACCAGGACGTCGCCATGCCGGGCCGCACCCACCTCCAGCACGCCCAGCCCGTCCTCTTCGCCCACCACATGCTGGCGCACGTCCAGCCCCTGGCCCGCGACGCGGAGCGGCTGCGGCAGTGGGACGAGCGGACGGCCGTATCGCCTTACGGATCAGGCGCGTTGGCCGGATCCTCGCTCGGCCTGGACCCGGAGGCGGTCGCCCGCGACCTCGGCTTCGAGCACGGCTCGGTGGGCAACTCCATCGACGGCACCGCCTCGCGCGACTTCGTCGCCGAGTTCAGCTTCATCACCGCGATGATCGGCATCAACATCTCCCGGATCGCGGAGGAGATCATCATCTGGAACACGAAGGAGTTCTCCTTCGTCACCCTGCACGACGCCTTCTCGACCGGCTCCTCGATCATGCCGCAGAAGAAGAACCCGGACATCGCGGAGCTGGCGCGCGGCAAGTCGGGACGGCTCATCGGCAACCTCACCGGCCTCATGGCGACGCTGAAGGCGCTCCCGCTCGCGTACAACCGCGACCTGCAGGAGGACAAGGAGCCGGTCTTCGACTCCTGCGACCAGCTCGAACTCCTGCTGCCCGCCTTCACCGGCATGATGGCCACCCTGACCGTCCACCGCGAGCGCATGGAGGAGCTGGCCCCGGCCGGCTTCTCGCTCGCCACCGACGTCGCCGAGTGGCTCGTCAAGCAGGGCGTCCCGTTCCGTGTCGCGCACGAGGTCGCCGGCGAGTGCGTCAAGGAGTGCGAGGCGCAGGGCATCGAGCTGGACCAGCTCACCGACGAGCAGTTCGCGAAGATCTCCGAGCACCTGACACCGCAGGTGCGTACGGTCCTCAACGTGCACGGCGC
- a CDS encoding pyridoxamine 5'-phosphate oxidase family protein — MGKTHERIDGRLRTFIEAQHIFFTATAPLSGDGTVNLSPKGLSGSFAVIDELTVAYLDFAGSNAETVAHLRENGRITLMWCAFDGPPNIVRVHGRGEPVFRDDPRFPELLGHFPDIDTSKNGLRAIIVVTAELVRDTCGYAVPFMSYDEDRDLHGNFFARKDDADLDAYFQKKEYIATSIDGLPGLPLPLPPTPSPTP, encoded by the coding sequence ATGGGAAAGACGCATGAACGAATAGACGGCCGCCTGCGCACCTTCATCGAGGCGCAGCACATCTTCTTCACCGCCACCGCACCCCTGTCGGGCGACGGCACGGTCAACCTCTCGCCCAAGGGCCTCAGCGGATCCTTCGCCGTCATCGACGAGCTCACCGTGGCCTACCTCGACTTCGCGGGAAGCAACGCGGAGACCGTGGCGCATCTGCGCGAGAACGGGCGGATCACCCTGATGTGGTGCGCCTTCGACGGGCCGCCGAACATCGTGCGCGTACACGGCCGGGGCGAGCCGGTCTTCCGCGACGACCCGCGCTTCCCGGAGCTGCTCGGACACTTCCCGGACATCGACACCTCCAAGAACGGGCTGCGCGCGATCATCGTGGTCACCGCCGAGCTGGTCAGGGACACCTGTGGCTACGCCGTGCCGTTCATGTCGTACGACGAGGACCGCGATCTGCACGGCAACTTCTTCGCACGCAAGGACGATGCGGACCTGGACGCGTACTTCCAGAAGAAGGAGTACATCGCGACCAGCATCGACGGGCTGCCGGGGCTGCCGCTTCCGCTGCCGCCCACTCCCTCGCCCACTCCCTGA
- a CDS encoding GntR family transcriptional regulator, translating into MPGQVHKHHRIAKVLADEIRAGVHSDGSRLPGEHALTGRFGVSRTTVRQALNVLGEQGLIATHAGIGSFVTFDGTPLDNRLGWTQALAEQGTELSTGILRFETVDDPALARELGLESVEFIALDRVRRLAGGDGVSLERSRVPAVGPLAGLPGRGLEGGSLNKALIAAGRVADTGEATIAVAGISESDAAVLHRSPGESFLHLSQVFRAADGSVVEQVTSLLDPSRFQLHVRTTGRGGLV; encoded by the coding sequence ATGCCTGGACAGGTACACAAACACCATCGCATCGCCAAGGTTCTCGCCGACGAGATCCGGGCCGGGGTCCACTCCGACGGCAGCCGGCTGCCCGGGGAGCATGCGCTCACCGGGCGGTTCGGGGTCAGCCGCACCACCGTGCGCCAAGCTCTGAACGTCCTCGGCGAGCAGGGGCTCATCGCCACCCACGCGGGCATCGGCTCCTTCGTCACCTTCGACGGCACTCCGCTGGACAACCGGCTCGGCTGGACGCAGGCGCTCGCCGAGCAGGGCACCGAGCTGAGTACCGGGATACTCCGCTTCGAGACCGTCGACGATCCTGCGCTGGCCCGTGAACTCGGCCTGGAATCCGTTGAGTTCATTGCCCTGGACCGTGTTCGGCGACTGGCCGGCGGTGACGGCGTATCGCTGGAGCGCAGTCGCGTCCCCGCTGTCGGTCCGCTCGCCGGACTCCCCGGCCGCGGTCTTGAGGGCGGCTCCCTCAACAAGGCGCTGATCGCCGCAGGACGCGTCGCCGACACCGGCGAGGCCACCATCGCCGTCGCCGGGATCAGTGAGAGCGACGCCGCCGTCCTGCACCGCTCCCCCGGCGAGTCCTTCCTCCATCTGTCCCAGGTCTTCCGGGCCGCCGACGGCTCCGTCGTCGAGCAGGTCACCAGCCTGCTCGACCCGTCCCGGTTCCAGTTGCACGTCCGCACCACCGGCCGAGGAGGCCTCGTATGA